The following coding sequences lie in one Leptospira stimsonii genomic window:
- a CDS encoding DNA-binding protein: MPQKRNDQDRNFVPESGTRIVSGYAQDGSLYKTSLNQNRKSERIYKGLPSDPAIPKDPNDTMTPKEVAALLKRTIRRVGDYRREGLLGKFWRLRDGRVLYSRIGVEEFFRNHFVESEEEL, translated from the coding sequence ATGCCTCAGAAAAGAAACGATCAAGATCGAAATTTCGTTCCGGAAAGCGGAACTCGGATTGTGAGTGGATACGCTCAGGATGGGTCCCTTTATAAAACTTCGCTGAATCAAAATAGAAAATCGGAAAGAATTTATAAAGGACTTCCTTCCGATCCGGCGATACCTAAGGATCCAAACGACACGATGACTCCGAAAGAAGTTGCCGCTCTTTTAAAAAGGACCATCCGAAGAGTTGGAGATTATAGAAGGGAAGGTTTACTCGGTAAGTTTTGGAGACTACGAGACGGGAGGGTTTTGTATTCCCGAATCGGCGTAGAAGAATTTTTTCGGAATCATTTCGTGGAATCCGAAGAGGAGCTTTGA
- a CDS encoding phage neck terminator protein → MKFEDIESVINKMILEVLKPEPPIPMILADQIVSSPVYPYGTYKVLELTQDSSKNASKWIQRIDSESFKEISRRNQKTIISISFLHDSSIATCWDFCERAMDWFDSLEGLIECEKFGVTPDVVSVSVQDKTVLTDAGVYDYKAGFDLLFKSRKYSEKQGESTASAPTVEFQEEA, encoded by the coding sequence ATGAAGTTTGAAGATATAGAATCTGTAATCAACAAGATGATCTTGGAGGTTTTGAAACCGGAGCCTCCGATTCCAATGATTCTAGCCGATCAGATCGTTTCTTCTCCCGTGTATCCGTACGGTACCTACAAGGTTCTAGAGTTGACTCAGGATTCTTCCAAAAACGCTTCCAAATGGATTCAAAGAATCGATTCGGAAAGTTTTAAAGAGATCAGTCGTCGCAATCAAAAAACGATTATCAGCATTTCTTTTTTACATGATAGTTCCATCGCTACCTGCTGGGACTTCTGTGAGAGGGCGATGGATTGGTTCGATTCTTTGGAAGGATTGATCGAATGCGAAAAGTTCGGAGTCACTCCGGATGTGGTCTCCGTAAGCGTTCAAGACAAAACCGTTTTGACGGATGCTGGCGTTTACGATTACAAAGCCGGATTTGATCTCTTATTCAAATCGAGGAAATACAGTGAAAAACAAGGCGAATCAACTGCGAGCGCACCAACGGTTGAATTTCAGGAGGAAGCATGA
- a CDS encoding DUF3383 family protein, which yields MSAQTISKIEPISINLFLRNTPVSQMGFGLPLILGIKAPTYSLQISNNSSGLIWKSTTPGVVFIQVKYVVSGNNTALSVVRGGTGTSNDPYVIAVNVATDASGNATSTAHQIKLAAEAVANIGGASKIVEISEVSDSGSGIVSSFVQTPLAYERYMEITSADDLLDLGFTSVDKEYLQAGNAFRQTPRPKTIAVFLLTSWSNAATEISNLRGSGKDAWFKTIATTHDKSEIHALGDYLASIEKMFFACTDDITAMTGRNSIWEFYMLHKNPNSFPEAAWVGNSAPRRVGSYNYAYLPLDGVENSGYTNSQVSTVFADNGNLIVDFGGRQVPYPGISTAQVYADVVENRAWLKARLKENIASLFLNSDVVPYTIQGIQMIESRMREVFVQAGVQGIIAPVETDADKLRSDLGDYQYKIHLPETIDEIPTNDRNNRILPNITFSCRLRGAINEVDIDGELT from the coding sequence ATGAGCGCACAAACAATCTCTAAAATAGAACCGATCAGTATCAATCTATTTCTTAGGAATACACCGGTTTCTCAAATGGGGTTTGGATTACCTTTGATTCTAGGAATCAAGGCTCCTACCTATTCTCTTCAGATCTCGAACAATTCGTCCGGGCTGATTTGGAAATCGACAACTCCGGGAGTCGTGTTTATTCAAGTGAAATACGTCGTTTCCGGTAACAATACCGCGCTCAGCGTAGTTCGAGGCGGCACCGGAACATCGAACGATCCTTATGTGATTGCGGTTAACGTTGCTACGGATGCTTCCGGCAATGCGACTTCCACCGCACATCAGATTAAACTTGCGGCCGAGGCAGTCGCAAATATCGGCGGCGCGAGTAAAATCGTGGAAATTTCGGAAGTTTCAGACTCCGGTTCGGGGATCGTTTCTTCCTTCGTTCAAACGCCGTTAGCCTATGAACGTTATATGGAGATCACTTCAGCCGATGATCTTTTGGACTTGGGTTTTACTTCCGTCGATAAGGAATATCTTCAAGCAGGGAACGCTTTTAGACAAACCCCAAGACCGAAAACGATTGCAGTTTTTCTTTTGACTTCTTGGTCGAATGCGGCTACCGAAATCTCAAATCTACGAGGATCCGGAAAGGATGCGTGGTTTAAGACGATCGCCACGACTCATGATAAGTCCGAAATACACGCATTAGGCGACTATCTCGCATCGATCGAGAAGATGTTTTTTGCATGCACGGACGATATTACCGCGATGACAGGAAGAAATTCCATCTGGGAATTCTATATGCTTCATAAGAATCCGAATTCTTTTCCTGAAGCGGCTTGGGTTGGAAATTCAGCACCTCGAAGAGTCGGTTCCTATAACTACGCCTATCTTCCGTTAGACGGAGTTGAAAATTCCGGTTATACGAATTCTCAAGTAAGCACCGTCTTTGCGGACAACGGTAACCTGATCGTAGATTTCGGCGGAAGACAAGTTCCTTATCCGGGAATTTCGACCGCTCAAGTTTACGCGGACGTAGTAGAGAACCGCGCCTGGTTGAAGGCTCGTTTGAAAGAGAACATCGCGAGTCTTTTTCTCAATTCGGACGTCGTTCCTTATACGATCCAAGGAATTCAGATGATCGAATCCAGAATGCGCGAAGTCTTCGTTCAAGCGGGAGTTCAAGGGATCATCGCGCCTGTCGAAACGGATGCGGATAAGTTAAGATCCGATCTCGGAGATTATCAGTATAAAATCCATTTACCAGAAACGATCGATGAAATTCCGACGAACGATCGAAACAATCGGATCCTACCGAACATCACCTTCTCATGCCGTTTGAGAGGAGCGATCAACGAAGTGGATATCGACGGCGAATTAACCTAA
- a CDS encoding phage structural protein, translated as MNGIWDPKKLNVNCNGRDVSGMSQADGFFKIEPVTKEYILSQVGIKGDWNISEVYDGRVKLTITLLGDSPENEFFYALGEGRLPCVFTVKDKSDGGMLGFSAQGRVWERPNIERGKEYKDRAWVFLLPDYKGVLTA; from the coding sequence ATGAATGGCATTTGGGATCCAAAGAAATTAAACGTGAACTGCAACGGACGCGACGTCTCCGGTATGAGTCAAGCGGACGGATTTTTCAAAATCGAACCCGTTACGAAAGAATACATCCTTTCTCAAGTGGGTATCAAAGGAGATTGGAATATCTCCGAGGTGTATGACGGAAGAGTAAAACTTACGATTACCCTCTTAGGAGATTCTCCGGAGAACGAATTCTTCTACGCGTTAGGTGAAGGAAGACTTCCTTGTGTGTTCACAGTAAAAGATAAGAGCGACGGAGGGATGCTGGGATTCTCCGCACAAGGGAGAGTTTGGGAAAGGCCGAATATTGAAAGAGGTAAAGAATATAAGGATCGTGCTTGGGTCTTTCTTCTTCCCGATTACAAAGGAGTGTTAACTGCATGA
- a CDS encoding LIC_12613 family protein, with amino-acid sequence MISESNQADPNKQEALHGKVLVVESDSSLNPSEPILESVDDDAKVAQIHFIDGRRYKLQHPGNRKALRWRQESISLTEGLNQDKLLDKFFKFCVKGVGHSFEPTLDAIEPNHVEVWLHLANRFLKWELE; translated from the coding sequence ATGATTAGCGAAAGTAATCAGGCCGATCCGAACAAACAGGAAGCCTTACACGGCAAGGTCCTCGTTGTCGAATCCGATTCTTCCTTGAATCCGAGTGAACCGATTTTGGAGAGCGTCGATGACGACGCAAAGGTGGCACAGATTCATTTCATCGACGGAAGAAGATATAAACTTCAACATCCGGGAAATAGAAAGGCTCTTCGATGGAGACAGGAGTCGATCTCATTAACCGAAGGACTCAATCAGGACAAACTTCTGGATAAATTCTTTAAGTTTTGCGTGAAAGGAGTTGGTCATAGCTTCGAGCCTACGTTAGACGCTATTGAGCCAAACCACGTGGAGGTGTGGCTGCATTTAGCGAATCGATTTCTTAAGTGGGAGCTGGAATAA
- a CDS encoding LIC12611 family phage tail protein produces MATRELNITIKIGVDPDDPFSGIRKELEDLRSKLKEFSDSTNLISKSGIQAWESLGNSMADSIRGVSGLALLSEKLGKTEDSLRKLYASTKGNPQLEKEFFNVAKAAGFTERDVAKLNFQLNATSKVATIASASLKALSSIASFAFKTVIGPSFEVGIALEKQNAILKTLSGSEYPKLQSSIENTVRSSKGLTTQRELTEAANQAVKAGLSVDFISKNLSGLQKSSRIAGNDLSSSMQDAYNAINDGNGDFLQKNGALFSDYSKEFNRINQSGISDAEKRIARERLLSSALSDNSKLQNSYGEHARTSSAILERFSGIIEGLKEKIGSLILEALKPVLTLFIDLFEYFTEGEEAAERLEVAGIILGSILTGIVAGLIAVGVQSLITSGITFSSLIPALGGMAVAGWAAIAPFLPFIAIGLAVAIVVAGLALIIRDLFKWMKGGKSVIGDFLGPFDLVKSKFDSLIETVISFKDRIIQFFTDLGPKIRKIISDLVPAGVLKFLGIAPDVKEPPTEVQDAIITKHGKVIHFHPDDNLVAVKDLGILGGSKAGNGKGISVNIANVTLGSGSTQKDAQMFGAYLEKELEKIALKIGLQSGLSPEGVA; encoded by the coding sequence ATGGCTACAAGAGAACTGAATATCACGATCAAGATCGGCGTAGATCCGGACGATCCATTTTCTGGCATCCGAAAAGAATTGGAAGATTTACGTTCTAAACTGAAAGAATTTTCCGATTCAACCAATCTTATTTCGAAATCTGGAATTCAAGCCTGGGAATCTTTAGGAAATTCCATGGCGGATTCGATCCGAGGAGTTTCCGGTCTTGCGCTTCTTTCCGAAAAACTTGGAAAGACGGAAGATTCCCTTCGGAAGTTGTATGCGAGCACGAAAGGAAATCCCCAACTTGAAAAAGAGTTTTTCAACGTCGCAAAAGCGGCCGGCTTTACGGAAAGAGACGTCGCAAAGTTAAATTTTCAATTGAACGCGACTTCCAAAGTCGCAACCATCGCTTCTGCTTCCCTAAAAGCGCTTTCTTCGATCGCGTCTTTCGCCTTTAAGACTGTGATCGGGCCTTCTTTCGAAGTCGGAATCGCATTAGAAAAGCAGAATGCAATTTTAAAAACGCTTTCGGGAAGCGAATATCCCAAACTTCAATCCTCGATCGAAAATACGGTCCGAAGTTCCAAAGGATTGACCACTCAAAGGGAACTTACGGAAGCCGCAAATCAAGCGGTCAAAGCCGGTCTTTCGGTCGATTTTATCTCCAAGAATCTTTCCGGATTGCAAAAATCTTCCCGAATCGCAGGGAACGATCTCTCTTCCTCCATGCAGGACGCTTACAATGCGATCAACGACGGCAATGGAGACTTTTTACAAAAGAATGGCGCCTTATTTTCTGATTATTCTAAGGAATTCAATCGGATCAATCAATCGGGTATTTCCGACGCAGAGAAACGGATCGCGAGAGAAAGACTTCTTTCTTCCGCATTGAGCGACAACAGTAAATTACAAAATTCTTATGGAGAGCACGCACGAACCTCTTCCGCGATCTTAGAAAGATTTAGCGGAATCATAGAAGGTCTGAAGGAAAAGATCGGTTCTCTGATCTTGGAGGCATTGAAACCTGTCCTGACGTTGTTCATAGATTTGTTCGAATACTTTACGGAAGGGGAAGAGGCGGCGGAAAGACTGGAAGTCGCAGGGATCATTTTAGGAAGTATTCTCACAGGAATCGTCGCAGGTTTGATAGCAGTAGGAGTGCAATCTCTGATCACTTCCGGAATCACTTTCTCTTCCTTAATTCCTGCTTTGGGCGGAATGGCCGTGGCAGGTTGGGCCGCGATTGCTCCATTCCTTCCGTTTATTGCGATCGGTCTCGCCGTCGCTATCGTTGTGGCCGGCCTCGCCTTGATTATTAGAGATCTCTTCAAATGGATGAAAGGTGGTAAATCCGTTATTGGAGATTTTCTAGGACCTTTCGATCTTGTTAAGAGCAAGTTTGATTCGTTAATTGAAACGGTGATATCCTTTAAAGATAGAATTATCCAATTCTTTACTGATCTCGGACCAAAGATTCGAAAAATCATTTCCGATCTGGTCCCGGCCGGTGTTCTCAAATTTTTAGGAATCGCACCGGACGTTAAGGAACCGCCGACAGAAGTTCAAGACGCGATTATCACCAAACATGGAAAGGTGATTCATTTTCACCCTGATGATAATTTGGTCGCAGTGAAAGATCTCGGTATCTTGGGCGGATCTAAGGCAGGTAACGGGAAGGGAATCTCCGTCAATATCGCTAACGTAACGTTAGGCTCCGGATCTACTCAAAAAGACGCTCAGATGTTCGGCGCGTATTTGGAAAAAGAACTCGAAAAGATCGCATTGAAGATCGGTCTTCAATCCGGACTTTCACCGGAAGGAGTTGCGTAA
- a CDS encoding phage baseplate protein, with protein sequence MGTITRRDTIALTDGETEVEMNVSFDIQYSYPAEVTGHPIEREKGKTSITDFVIPGQRAVTLSALLSSSTSALTLSKMSVDEKLETLIRWQTSGTFLTLLGYRTGGIINRILSLLPSFFRFVEPDDPDQRYLGRSTDEIPNLLLGDVTFSESKENGDDVPVSLSIVPIFVAEAKTREVKAVRSGGKKSNQEVNRSGSPNPAKLKS encoded by the coding sequence ATGGGAACGATAACAAGAAGAGATACAATCGCTCTCACAGATGGAGAAACCGAAGTCGAGATGAACGTTTCCTTTGACATTCAATATTCTTATCCAGCCGAAGTCACCGGGCATCCGATCGAGAGGGAAAAAGGGAAAACATCGATTACGGATTTCGTCATTCCCGGACAAAGAGCCGTTACGTTAAGCGCTCTTTTATCCTCTTCTACATCCGCCCTAACTCTTTCAAAAATGTCTGTCGATGAAAAGTTGGAAACTTTGATTCGTTGGCAGACCAGCGGAACCTTTTTGACTCTGTTGGGTTATAGAACCGGTGGAATTATCAATCGGATTCTATCCTTGCTTCCTTCCTTCTTTCGTTTTGTGGAACCGGACGATCCGGATCAAAGATATCTAGGAAGATCCACGGATGAGATTCCGAACCTACTGCTCGGTGACGTTACTTTTTCGGAATCGAAAGAGAATGGAGACGATGTCCCGGTGAGTCTTTCAATCGTTCCTATTTTTGTTGCGGAGGCGAAAACGAGAGAAGTAAAGGCAGTTCGGTCGGGTGGAAAAAAATCCAATCAGGAAGTAAACAGATCGGGTAGTCCGAATCCTGCGAAACTAAAGAGCTAA
- a CDS encoding phage baseplate plug family protein: MPIFKYIPVDPESIPIRNTYQIGSKDYEFEFAYNQIGDLITVIIRNQDDLVLFSSCLIYGIPLNHVVVDDFPVSISLKPFDIDDLYREEFIQIPVNRQTFGSTVQIYLEGEE, translated from the coding sequence ATGCCAATATTTAAATATATTCCCGTGGATCCGGAATCGATTCCGATTCGAAATACATATCAAATCGGTTCGAAGGATTATGAATTCGAATTTGCATACAATCAGATCGGAGATTTAATCACGGTTATAATCAGAAATCAAGACGACCTCGTTCTGTTTTCTTCCTGTTTGATCTATGGAATTCCTCTGAATCATGTCGTAGTCGATGATTTCCCGGTTTCGATTTCACTCAAACCCTTTGACATTGATGATCTATACCGCGAAGAATTCATTCAGATTCCGGTCAATCGCCAGACTTTCGGATCGACGGTTCAGATTTATTTAGAAGGTGAAGAATGA
- a CDS encoding phage protein, with translation MTPNPKLFGRVVSLEILPKSGNAKKFTYPPFDMEFESELNSLNSTTVTIYNVNEETMALIGAKTQGSSFQYPSVFLNAGYKDENGLVASGNVILPKFKQDGTNKILEFQINANAGTWSRTYIMKTYSKLPATSVILDILERGNMKPGKIALGEDRVINFSANDSLGECINQFCSLTKSQYWIQDGLLHIDSKQPKQKQSLIFLDSTSGLIGIPEQEERKWKVTSLFRHKFKKNMIISIHGGKLKGECRIIGGKHKFSTFQSENYSELEVTPL, from the coding sequence ATGACTCCGAATCCAAAACTTTTCGGCAGAGTTGTATCTCTGGAAATTCTACCAAAAAGTGGAAACGCCAAGAAATTCACATATCCTCCTTTTGATATGGAATTTGAATCCGAGTTGAATTCGTTAAATTCAACGACGGTAACGATCTATAACGTAAACGAAGAAACGATGGCTTTGATCGGTGCAAAGACGCAAGGTTCAAGCTTTCAATATCCGAGTGTTTTTTTAAATGCAGGCTATAAAGATGAGAACGGCTTGGTCGCGTCTGGAAACGTCATTCTTCCTAAGTTTAAGCAAGATGGCACAAACAAAATCTTGGAATTTCAGATCAATGCGAACGCAGGAACATGGTCCCGCACATATATAATGAAAACGTATAGTAAACTTCCTGCAACGAGCGTAATTCTTGATATTTTGGAGAGAGGAAATATGAAACCAGGAAAGATCGCCCTCGGGGAAGATAGGGTTATCAACTTTAGCGCAAATGATTCGTTAGGTGAATGTATCAATCAGTTCTGTTCTTTAACGAAATCACAATATTGGATTCAAGACGGTTTGTTGCATATAGATTCCAAGCAACCGAAACAAAAACAAAGTTTAATTTTTTTGGACAGCACTTCCGGACTTATCGGAATCCCCGAGCAAGAGGAAAGGAAATGGAAGGTAACGAGTTTATTTCGACATAAATTCAAAAAGAACATGATAATCTCGATTCACGGAGGAAAGTTAAAGGGAGAATGCAGAATTATCGGCGGAAAGCACAAATTCTCCACCTTCCAATCCGAAAACTATTCTGAGTTGGAGGTAACACCTTTATGA
- a CDS encoding Gp138 family membrane-puncturing spike protein produces MNLDEVILASMKKSLSKIQVGLPGIVDSFNSNEMTANVKIPFKQKDGSGEEKNFPMLSNIRVGALWSGDFYMKPDYKRGDTVWISFSTHDISDAVRGVSSLVSDSLFDLQSACVVCGYKSDSDLPAVTANLPGLVIGNKEGKSFIQFDDDTIKIQGGLIDLSEAAVLGDTLAQLIKMILDVFINNAASFTTNSVPSSPSGLAPTVLAQLNLRKAEVDQILSNKVKIG; encoded by the coding sequence ATGAATTTGGACGAAGTGATTCTTGCGTCGATGAAAAAGTCGCTATCCAAAATACAAGTGGGTTTGCCAGGGATTGTAGATTCTTTCAATTCAAATGAAATGACGGCTAACGTTAAGATTCCGTTCAAACAAAAAGACGGCTCGGGTGAGGAAAAAAATTTCCCGATGTTATCGAATATTCGAGTCGGTGCTCTTTGGTCGGGCGATTTTTACATGAAACCGGATTATAAACGAGGAGACACCGTTTGGATCTCATTCTCCACGCACGATATATCCGATGCGGTGAGGGGAGTCAGCTCCTTGGTCTCGGATTCCTTATTCGATCTTCAAAGTGCTTGTGTAGTATGCGGTTATAAAAGCGATTCGGATTTGCCCGCTGTTACGGCCAATCTACCTGGCCTCGTGATAGGGAACAAGGAAGGGAAGTCTTTCATTCAATTCGATGATGATACGATTAAGATTCAAGGAGGTTTGATCGATCTTTCGGAAGCGGCCGTTTTGGGGGACACACTTGCGCAGTTGATAAAAATGATCCTGGATGTTTTTATAAACAATGCCGCTTCCTTTACTACCAATTCCGTTCCGAGTTCTCCTTCCGGATTGGCGCCCACGGTGTTGGCTCAGTTGAATTTAAGAAAAGCTGAAGTGGATCAAATTCTTTCAAATAAGGTAAAAATAGGATGA
- a CDS encoding DUF2634 domain-containing protein: protein MKGFKIENGDIARKDGRTVVLEDLEYYAQRIKHAIRLSLGECVYEPLTGMDWFTIFSTKISRERVTFEIKKVILKDPETISLDRIEVKADDLNRRIYIQYSANTKFGIVLGEI from the coding sequence ATGAAAGGTTTTAAAATCGAAAACGGAGATATTGCAAGAAAGGACGGACGCACGGTCGTATTGGAAGATCTGGAATACTATGCTCAAAGAATCAAACACGCGATTCGATTATCGCTCGGAGAGTGCGTTTATGAACCGCTTACTGGAATGGATTGGTTTACGATCTTTTCCACAAAGATATCTAGAGAAAGGGTTACCTTCGAAATCAAAAAAGTAATTTTAAAGGATCCAGAGACGATCTCGCTCGACCGAATAGAGGTGAAAGCCGACGATTTGAATCGGAGGATCTATATTCAATATTCTGCAAATACAAAGTTTGGTATTGTTTTGGGGGAAATATAA
- a CDS encoding baseplate J/gp47 family protein, with translation MLGVTEQGFIRKTRDQILSELEEKYKTNLGQEIDLSILSEDGIRMRILADELDLIHQLAESVFYSNFAHTARGVSLDRVLNPLGAERQPAKRSIVALKFSGVNGSVVEVGTICQTGSGYQFITIESGTISGGFVVLNAQALRLEYGLNGNVPANTITTINTGIAGVDSVTNLEPARGGRSIETDVEYLNRFMEEGVNGGSSATNVQGVLNQIEAVLSAVVYENRTDFTDLDGRPPHSMEAVIEGGSSEEIGEVFLRNWPGGIESFGSTSTSVIDSKGVARTYFFNRPTEVDIFVKIDVVRDLSLWVSGSESIVKTNCIKVIGGVDTINTVSTTYKGDGTGADVFAWKLIAAQSGLSEYASTKVLGIKSMSAKVGFSTPGTLDELSLNSRQRAKLVTSNIQVNFI, from the coding sequence ATGTTAGGCGTTACGGAGCAAGGTTTTATTCGAAAAACAAGAGACCAGATTCTCTCAGAACTGGAAGAAAAATATAAAACGAATCTCGGTCAGGAAATAGACTTATCGATTTTAAGCGAGGACGGGATTCGGATGAGAATTCTCGCGGACGAACTCGATCTGATTCATCAATTGGCCGAGTCCGTTTTCTATTCCAACTTCGCACATACGGCAAGGGGAGTTTCCTTGGATCGAGTGTTAAACCCATTGGGCGCGGAACGCCAGCCGGCAAAAAGATCGATTGTCGCTTTAAAATTTTCAGGCGTAAATGGATCCGTCGTCGAAGTCGGAACGATTTGTCAAACCGGAAGCGGATATCAGTTTATTACCATAGAATCCGGAACGATCAGCGGTGGTTTCGTAGTTTTAAATGCGCAAGCTCTTAGATTGGAATACGGTCTGAACGGAAATGTTCCGGCTAACACGATTACTACGATTAATACCGGGATCGCAGGAGTCGATTCGGTTACAAATCTTGAACCTGCAAGAGGTGGTCGATCCATCGAGACGGATGTTGAATATTTGAATCGTTTTATGGAGGAAGGGGTCAACGGAGGATCATCCGCTACGAACGTTCAGGGAGTTCTGAATCAGATCGAGGCGGTATTAAGCGCGGTCGTTTATGAGAATCGTACGGATTTTACGGATCTCGACGGAAGGCCCCCTCATTCAATGGAAGCAGTAATCGAAGGTGGTAGTTCCGAAGAGATTGGCGAGGTGTTTTTACGAAACTGGCCCGGCGGTATCGAGTCATTCGGTTCTACGAGTACTTCCGTGATCGATAGTAAAGGTGTCGCGAGAACCTACTTCTTCAATCGCCCGACCGAAGTAGATATTTTCGTCAAGATTGATGTTGTTCGCGATCTAAGCCTTTGGGTTTCCGGAAGCGAATCCATCGTGAAGACGAATTGTATCAAGGTGATCGGCGGTGTGGATACGATAAACACGGTTTCGACCACTTACAAAGGGGACGGAACCGGCGCGGACGTATTTGCATGGAAGCTGATCGCGGCGCAAAGCGGACTGAGCGAATATGCCTCCACGAAGGTTCTTGGGATCAAGTCGATGTCCGCGAAAGTCGGTTTCTCCACCCCTGGAACGTTAGATGAACTTTCATTGAATAGCCGTCAGAGAGCAAAATTAGTAACCTCTAATATCCAGGTGAATTTTATATGA
- a CDS encoding phage tail protein, with protein sequence MTTLDDVLQRYPSSLFTRDPESQIGKRWTADLELLNEARVVLESLRGLTDFRVQQGAVLDLIGKNLKQPRDGMDDFRYRVFLSIARQKRKSKGDIHSMNEIGSQILSGTGTLYEIQELCYGGVPEFLDGALTLNGEFPLSGNTKRPATIRVVFSGSVDSVVVAPEFNQAISQIRAGGVNAIISYRFETSTLSGLLYGASLRSNVLDGSWTLSNSTLLSDSNVRIFPYEIAFGIGGLNAGIPRVPQPSDTGLQNEVLRKLVEIRTNPDGTRNFQVTIKQVEAIGASINELALFDENGDLLFLKTFPSKPKDNLIVYDFVIKEEFL encoded by the coding sequence ATGACAACCCTTGATGACGTTCTGCAACGATATCCGTCTTCCCTGTTTACTCGGGATCCGGAATCTCAGATCGGCAAACGATGGACAGCGGATCTGGAATTGTTAAACGAAGCTCGCGTTGTTTTGGAATCGTTACGCGGTCTTACCGACTTTCGAGTTCAACAAGGAGCCGTTCTTGATCTCATCGGAAAAAATTTAAAACAACCCCGAGACGGGATGGATGATTTCAGATATCGAGTTTTTCTTTCGATCGCAAGACAAAAAAGAAAATCGAAAGGCGATATTCACTCCATGAATGAAATCGGGTCCCAGATTTTATCTGGAACCGGAACCTTATATGAAATTCAAGAACTCTGTTACGGAGGTGTTCCCGAATTTCTCGACGGTGCTTTGACTTTAAATGGGGAATTCCCACTCTCCGGCAACACGAAAAGACCGGCAACGATCCGAGTGGTCTTTTCCGGGTCCGTTGATTCGGTTGTGGTGGCTCCGGAGTTTAATCAAGCGATTTCGCAAATTCGGGCCGGAGGAGTCAATGCGATCATCAGTTATCGTTTTGAAACTTCTACGCTCTCCGGTCTTCTTTACGGTGCTTCTCTTCGAAGTAACGTACTGGATGGGAGTTGGACTTTATCCAATTCTACTTTATTATCGGATTCTAATGTACGAATATTTCCGTATGAAATAGCGTTTGGGATCGGCGGTTTGAACGCCGGTATTCCGAGAGTTCCACAGCCGAGCGATACTGGATTGCAGAACGAGGTTTTAAGAAAGCTCGTGGAAATACGGACGAATCCGGATGGAACCAGAAATTTTCAAGTAACCATCAAACAAGTGGAAGCCATTGGAGCATCCATCAATGAGTTGGCTCTCTTTGATGAAAACGGGGATTTGCTTTTCCTAAAGACCTTTCCTTCCAAACCGAAGGATAACTTGATCGTGTATGACTTTGTGATCAAAGAGGAATTCCTATGA
- a CDS encoding LA_1064 family peroxide-responsive upregulated protein, whose product MIYNLVRETGLEIADRGKTRIEMMQTASFKFWERPFSFCEKKKFVQRGSGLIAESTRASDLTPQKDRMKRFLGIEQPLRLHEKYILFEQDVKE is encoded by the coding sequence ATGATCTATAATTTGGTTCGAGAAACGGGACTGGAAATCGCGGATCGGGGAAAGACACGGATCGAAATGATGCAGACCGCTTCCTTTAAATTTTGGGAGAGGCCCTTTTCTTTCTGTGAAAAGAAAAAGTTCGTGCAGAGAGGATCGGGACTGATTGCGGAATCTACTCGAGCTAGCGATTTAACACCGCAGAAAGATCGGATGAAACGGTTTTTAGGAATCGAACAACCTTTAAGGCTACATGAAAAATATATTCTATTTGAGCAAGATGTAAAGGAGTAA